The Setaria viridis chromosome 2, Setaria_viridis_v4.0, whole genome shotgun sequence DNA window TCAAGGAACATATCATCTAAGCTAATGTGTGTTGTTAACCTGGCCGCACGTACCgcttcctctctcttcttttcttttttttttttgagcgaaTACAGCTTTCTAGCTGTATGAGCTACGTGCGCTCCCTGGCAGGCCGGTAATCGGAGCATTGGGCTTACATTGGGCCGTTGGTGTCGGTTGCGCTGCCCAGCCAGAAGCTTTCACCTTTTTTTTCACATCACCAGCCCGCTAGGAATTGGCCCGTTTCAAACGAAATCAGTGCTTTTGTATTGTGTTTGGAGAAAAATGAAATTAATGTAGTGCAGGAGAGCCAGTTAATTGTGTTGTTCACAGGTGGCGCGAGATATAAATAGCGGTTTAGCTTGCTTAAAGGGGCGTtgggttacttttgcttatttttagcacgtgtcacatcgaatgtttagatattaattaggagtattaaacgtagactatttacaaaacccattgcataagtggaggctaaacggcgagatgaatctattaagcctaattagtccatgatttgacaatgtgttgctacagtaaatatttgctaatgatcaGACCTAAGCCGTTATCCGCACGTAATATAACTAGGCGGATAGGTGCGCTATGCTGCGCCGCCCGTTAGTTATGTTGCGCACAGTTGCGGAGACAAGACCAGGAAGTTCTTGAGCCGTATTAGTCATCTTGATATTTCTAAAAAGTTAGTCTCCCAGGTAAACCAAGAACAACATCACCAAAATAACTTAGGCTAAACAAAATGTATGATTCATAGTTAAGTATACATGACCACAGAAAAATAGTAGCTGAATTGTTCATTGCCAATACCACGTATGCAACAGAGCAAACTGGGAGACCACAGGCAAATCTGCTCCATTGCGGTAGCACGAACTGGCCTGGTAAATTATGCTTCTGTCGTGAAGAGCGAGTGCCGGAGTGGTGTGTGTCCCCGAGACGAAGACGAGCTACCGCAACCTGTGTGCTCCCTGCGTCGACTCCAAATCGGGCGTACACGTACGTACACTTGGGCGGTCGGGGCCAACGCGAGTGTGCTGCCGTCTCGCCGCCTACCTCGGGGCACGCGGCAGCATCTCTGCGTGGTCCGGCCGCCAGCAGCCGCCGCAACTGGAGGGCGCGCGCGCAAAAGGCAAAAGCCAATGCGAACGGCATCTCGTGTCCTGTCCGGTCGATCGCACCGAGTGGCAGAGGCGGCGGGCAGCAGATGGCCCTGTGGCAGGATGAAAGACGTGGGCAGATGGCGCGCGGGTGGACCTTGGCAGCACCCGGCCACCCCTGGACACGCGGCGGCCGCTCGGCGACACTTGGGCCGCGTGATTTGGCAGAAGCGTGCCACGCGAGCCATCCCTGTCTCCTCATCACGTTGCCTTGGCGTCTTGCGGCCGACGCATGCAATCGACGATCGGCCAGCACGGCAGCACCAGATGAGTAGTCCAGAGCAGACCAGCCCGCCCGTCCGACCTGCCTGCCTAGTGCCTACCGCGCGCGGACGCTCACGAGGCCCCAACGGCGCCAGCTCCGCTCGGCAGGTGGTGCCCGGCCTAATTTTTTTCCCTTAAAGAAAAGAATTCGACGATTCGTCACGTGCGGGTGTGGGGCTTTCTTCTGTTCCGATTCGATTCCGAGGCTCCAGCTCGGATTGCATGCAGGCGTGACGTCGGGGTCGTCGCGCTCCGACTTTGACGGCGAGCGTCCTCGTGCGATGCACCTGGAGCGCGGGCTCCGCTCGGCTCGACGGCGCGCGTTTGATTGCCTCCCAAGGCACCGTCGGATACAGACAAGACAACGGGCAGGCAAGGAAACAGCCGGTAAccataaagaaagaaagaaaagaacggCCGGGGCAGCCTGGTGCGGGATGTGACGAGCGCAGGGGGACGGGATCCATTGCGCCGTGGCAGCCGCTGCGGTCCCCGCGCTCCGGTGGCCTCCATGACAACTGATTCACTAGTCACAAATCTATACAGCTAAAAAAACCAAAGATGCGACGTTTTAACGGTCTGTCCCGTGATGCCCCACCCCCTAGCCCTCGCTCCAGGCGATTCCAGCCCTCTGATCGTTGACGCACCTTCTGCGGTATCCCTCGGCAACTCACCGCCCTTCATTCTTCTGTCGCATCACCCCATCTCCGTCTCCGCTTCTTTCGTGATCCGCGCATCCTACTTCTGCCCCAAAACCTCCTCTCGTCACCCTtttcctgccgccgccacccgcccacTAGGCACACCCCTCTGTGGACGTCTTGGTCCATCACCCAGCGGCCATCTATCCTGGTGCGTTGCCCAACTCCCGATCGCCGGCATCGCACTGCAAGATGGCCTCACGACGTAGGAAGACGACGACCCATCCAGGCACCCTTttcacgccgctgccgccgcccgcccatcATTTGCTCCTCATTGACTGCTGCGTTGCAGGTCTCAAATCACCAACCACAAGGGTGACTTCGCCCCTGGAAGACATGGAGCTGGTGCCCTCATCTTTCACTGTTGTTCCATCATGGGAAAAGGATCACCATCAGAAGATGGGAACAGGTGCCATCATCCATGCCATCATCAATGTCGTCGCCGTGTGAGGGTGCCATCTTGATCCATTCTATTCTGCACAAGGAACCAATACACGAAGGTCAGATCTCTCGGTCATGGTGTGATTTTTGCCACAACATTCTTGCCACTTCAATTTCTCCTTGCATTGTTTTGTAGTGTCAAAATAGTGGTCGATGGGTTTTAATATGTATCTTCTTCAGAAGCCAAGGAAATATTACATACTCCAATGACCATGAATTTCCAGGTGAGGAATAAGATGAATACTGATTTTATCTCCCAGTTGGGGATTTTATAGTGAAGTTATTTGTTTCTAATTGAACTGGGTACAACACTGACATGTAAATTTTCATTCAACCATCAATACTACTCAATGACTGAATTGTATCAGAAATCTAGGATCTTAAGAGCTTTCATCTGATGAATGCAACTTGTACAGTTCCTAACATTGATTTTTCTAACCTAGACAGAGTGGTGCTTTGGTATGTAGTCAGCATTCAAAAGGAACAAGAAATAATTACAACAATCTAAAAACTGTAATCATGGGTACACTACTTGACAACTGGTCAAATTAagtaataataaaaatttaagatGCAATTTTAATTCTTTAGATGCTTCAGAATAGAGTTTCATCTATAATTCTGATGGATAGGTGATTCGATCTTTTGAACAAAGATTATGGAGCTCAATGCAATTGTCTAATTTGACTGCCGATGGTAAAATCATATTCTAAGGAAATTTGACAAATAATAGTGTTAAGAATGGAAAATATCAGAGCAAGGAAATATTTATAAGCAGAGGGAAAGAATcctttctagtttttttttgttgtatgCAATTGTCATAATACATTAAGGATAGATAAGATTAGAGCAAGGAAATATTTAGAAGCACTAGGGTATTCCCTATGGCTCCTATCTTCACATGAATTCTTGACCCTCAAATCTAAGATCAACGATTTAGATTTAGTCTAGGGTTTGGTGTGAACTAGGATCAAATAATTCCCCATCCATCCCCTCCACACTCAAATTATGGACCCTTGAATTTGGAGATCAACGGTTTAGATTGAGTTGTTCTCCTCTATATATTCTCCCCACCCACTCTTTATCTCCACCTCATCTATTCACGCGTCGCAATCCCCTGCCCTCAGCCTTACCAGCGCCGTTCACGATGCCGCTGAGGCATGCCGAGCTACCTCTTTCTCTTCAGTTCTTGCCCGGTGTGTGTTGCCGCTCGCCATCGCCATGACCATCCCACCGGGTTCTAGTGGTGCCTCTGCTGACCTaccctttttccttcctttattGCCCCGACGCATAATCGTCGCTGCCACCATCCCACCAAGCTCTAGTGGCGCCTCCACCGACCTACctcattttcttcctttcttgaacGACGCATAATCATCACTGCCACCATCCCACCAGGCCCTAGTGGCGCCTCTACCGATCTACCTCTTTTTCTTCAATTCCTAAATTGACTGATGGCTAATCGTCACTGCCACCATCCCGCCAGGCTTTGCTGGCACCTCCACTGGGCtacctctttttcttcctttcttgctcGATGGGTAACCGTCACTACCACCATCCCATCAGGCTCTGGTAGCGCTTCGGCCtacctctttttcttccttagTTGCTCAATGAGTAACCGTTACTGCCACCATCCCGTCGAGCTCTCATAGTGCCTCCACTAGGCtagttctttctcttcctttctttcccGTCGTGTGTTGCAGCTCTTACCACCATCGTCGTTTACTAGCCGAGCTGTGGTGGTGCCTCCACCACTGCCTGCAACTGCTTTCACTCTAACTGTAATTGATTATTTCCCCCTCCACATGCCAAACCTCACCATGCAACATGTCGCGCCTAGCCGTACCATTTCCTTTCCTAATTTTCTAGGATGATTTTGTGGAGGCACGGGGAGCCAACACTCCACATGACAGCTAGCGCCTGTCGGCTGTGGCAAGGGTGGACAAGTAGCCCTGGGAGTGGAGCCAACATTGTGCGCATGGTGGTATGGATGGTAGCCACAACAAGCAGCGTCAATGGAGCTTCACGTCACCATGCTGATCTGCGCCGCCACCAGTGATAGATCGGGCGTCGGGAACTATGGAGAATGGCTCAGTGAGAAAGGTGGAGGCAAAGGAGAGTTAACGCAGCCGTATGTCTGCATCCTGCTGCCCATCAGAAAGGCAAGGGGCAGTGATAGATCAGGCACAGGGAACTGCAGGGATAGCTCCATCAGAATGGTGGTGGCATGGAAGTGTGTCATCTCTATCGCCTCTACTACCGACTACCCTGATGACCTGGAGCTCTATCTAGGTCCATTGAACACCGGTTCCCCTCCTCCCTAAATATTTTGTTTTCAATTTATATATGCTATAGATTAAATTATCATCAACTACATAAGGAAAGagataaaagaaacaaaattacaCGCACGCTCATCATGATTAGATTATGAAAACCCTATCTAACATTATTATAGGGAGTGAGATTGGACCATGTTCAATGATGATCTCttgctagaatttttttttggcttatATGTGGCTGAAAACGTAGGGTTGTACTTTTGCACCCGTGGCTTCTTCAGCAGGCTATTACTAGAATCAATCTTAGCTTAATTTTTGAGCCTATAACATACATGTCAATAGGAACTATTCATAccaaattttttctttttttagcaaTTGTACGAATTTACCAATTCCACTCCTTTTTTCCAAAGGAAAATTCATATTcgtatatacacaattcaattTCCTTGATATTCCCCTATTTTCCCACAATTTTAAAGGACCCCTCAAAACCTCGGGCATGATTGATAGTCACAACACTGACAGCCTAGCTCACTACCACAGTATTACTCCCTATTCTCCCTACCGTCGCAAACAGCAACCCCAGCCACACGTGACACGCTGCACCGGATTCTCATCCGCAGGCCACATCCAGGGCCACACGATTCCAGCGGCCGCAGAGGAACCACCTCGGCTGCCGTACTCGCTGATGCGGACACCCCTCTCAGCAGCGGGGCAGATGACGTCGTCACTGACGTCACGGAGCCCGCCCGGCAAAACCCCCCCTTGGCCCCGTCCCCGTTCCCTTTTGCTCCGGTCACCGTCAGGTTCAGAGAACCAGGCAGGCAGGGCGAGACCTGTTGCCATGGCGTCTTGTCGACCGAGACCGCCGCAGGTCGCAGGATAGCACCCTGCGGCAGCACTTGCTCGGCTCGCCGCACGTGCCagcaagaaaaaaattaaatataagctTGACCTCACCTAATGACGTGATCACGTGCAGGCTATCTTTGTTGACCCCGTCGTAGGTTTCGATTTCAATGGGAGGTTTATCCTCTTGGGCTTCCCGTCAATGCCTTGCCTCATGTTTGTCCTAGTAGGTTCTAAAGGAGTCAAAGgctttttatgttttttttagagaaaacAAGATTAAGAAATGAGCTATCCCACGGCTAAGAGTAATGATCCTAAATAATTTATGATTTTGCTTAAAAAGCCTACTAATTTGGAACGTGTAATCTAAAGTTCCGAAACGGTAATTTACACGAGTGCCGTTCAAAGAAGACAACGAAAAAGATTCATTCCATCTTATGGCagtttcttttgaaaaaattaGGATAAGATAAATCCACGCTCTTTTTCTGTTTTACCTTGAAAAGATCACTACCGACAAGCGATGCATATTTAGATCGGCTGTTATAACTTGTCGGAAGTGCTATTCAAAAGAGACAAATCGACAGGATCCGATTCGATGATGGTTTCTCTAAAAAGTTAGGATAAGCATAAATGCACATCCCTTTTAGATACGTTGAAAAGATCACTAGCCGACAAGTAACACGAAATCAAATACCGACAGTTGAAACTTATCTAAAATAACAAAGCCAAGTACCCACCACCTTAGAGGATTGCACAAGGTATGATATGCTACTCTTCCCTGTTTCTTGTAAATCTTAGCAAATTACTAGAAGACCTATTTTGAATGCAACACCATTGCTCCAATTTGAAAAAGACTAGAATTGTGCATAAGAAGAATCCTCCTGTCACTGTCAGTCAttgacaaagaaaagaaatggaagACAGTGGCCGCTCCCTGCATCCAACGGTGCCCAAGGTTCTTCCGGTCAAATGAATAGACGTCAGCGTCCTGCGCAAGCGGCCGACCGCAACCCCCAACCATCGGCGACCCCTACCCTGATCTGCCCCGCCCCTTccccctagccgccgccgcccccaatccCACCTCCTTTGACCCCCCGCCCACCACGAACCTTCCTCCCCTTGACCCTTCCCCCTCTCCCTATTTATCCCCCTTCCCCACTCCGCTCCCCGCCTCCCCAAGAACCTCCCCACTCcagctcccctcccctcccactGCCTCAGCAGCCGTCACCCACCCCACCCACcgctagcagcagcaatggtGGTCCCGGCGcaccgccgcgacgccgaggcgGAACTGAACCTGCCCCCGGGCTTCCGCTTCCACCCCACCGACGAGGAGCTCGTGGCGCACTACCTctgcgcgcgggcggcggggcgcgcgccgccggtgccCATCATCGCCGAGGTCGACCTCTACCGCTTCGACCCCTGGGAGCTCCCCGAGCGCGCCCTCTTCGGCCGCCGCGAGTGGTACTTCTTCACCCCCCGGGACCGCAAGTACCCCAACGGCTCCCGCCCAAACCGCGCCGCCGGGACAGGGTACTGGAAGGCCACCGGCGCCGACAAGCCCGTCGAGCACGCGGGCCGGACCGCGGGGATCAAGAAGGCGCTCGTCTTCTACCACGGCAAGCCGCCGCGCGGGGTGAAGACCGAGTGGATCATGCACGAGTaccggctcgccggcgccggcgccaagaAGCCCGGCAAAGACGGCTCCCTCAGGGTAAGAAACTGAAATTATTCCTGTTCCCCCACATTCTTGATGCGTATTATTATTAAAGGATTTAACTTGTTCATCATCCCCATTCCTGATtcattgattgattgatttgCAGCTGGACGACTGGGTGCTCTGCCGCCTGTATCATAAGAAGAACGAGTAcgaaaaaatgcaggggcacaAGGAGAAGgtcgtggaggcggaggcgtcgCTCACCGACACGCGCACGCCGGAGTCGGAGATCGACGACGACGCGTTCCCGGCGTTCGACGACAtggctcccgctcccgctcccaccaccgcccccgcccccgccggcgccgtccagCCCAAGGAGGAGGTGCAGGATTTCGgcagcctcggcggcgacgactgGCTCGCGGGGATCAACCTCGACGACCTGCAGATGGACGCCGACTTCAACATGCTCGTGTCGCCGGTGGCCCCCAAGGCGGATCAGGACGGCGGCTTTCCGTTCTTCTGAGCCTGTGCTCTGCTCCGACTCCGAAGAGGGATGCAGCTGCAATTGTGACTGTGAATAGTTCAGATTTGTTCTCGATTCAGAGAAACAAAATCTTCTGCTGATATATGTCTGGTTCTAGTGTTGTAGTGCAGAAGTAGCAGTATGCAGTTTAGTTAAGGATTGGAGTCCAGTGTAGTGGACTGAAGCTCGTCATTGGAGCTGTGTCAAGTGACAACATTCATTCGTTTCTGGTTCAGTAGTTTATCACCTCTAGTCTTAATTAGATTTGTTTCTTTGGAATTCAGATGGGAAAATGGCATGCAGCCCCGTTTATGTTCCTTTGCCTTCTGAACATTGGATGATTAGCACATCTCTGTTTGGCATTTTCGTCTGTGATTGATTGCTCAGTGTGTTACTCTTTAACATTCAGGAACTGTTCTTCGTTGATGACCACCACGTTCCTTGCGTTCGAGCACACTACTGTATCTTTCTATTTGGTCAAATGTTGCAGAGGATGTTGGTTGTTTGGTTCTGGTGAGATCATACGGCAGCCTTACCAATGCTGTTCAGTGTGTACTGTGTAGAACTGACAAGTTAATTTTGCCAAATGAGGTGATGCGCAAGGCTTGTTTAGTGCATTGGTCTGACCATATTGTCTCCATCATCAGATAGGCAGGACGGCTTTTTATGTACTCTGAATAAGTTTTTATGTGACTCCTAAAAATATCTTTCTTGTGTTTATTGCCCAAATGGGTAGATGCCAATACAGAAGGGTTTTGTTCCTTACATGTGAACAACTGCTATTCACCATGCTTGTGTAAAACCACATGGTCTCCACCATTAGATAGGCAGGGCAACACTGACTGAAAACACTGTATCAGTCTgaagaatttttcaaaaaagtctGAAGAATGTTTGTTTGGTCCTTG harbors:
- the LOC117842325 gene encoding NAC domain-containing protein 67; this translates as MVVPAHRRDAEAELNLPPGFRFHPTDEELVAHYLCARAAGRAPPVPIIAEVDLYRFDPWELPERALFGRREWYFFTPRDRKYPNGSRPNRAAGTGYWKATGADKPVEHAGRTAGIKKALVFYHGKPPRGVKTEWIMHEYRLAGAGAKKPGKDGSLRLDDWVLCRLYHKKNEYEKMQGHKEKVVEAEASLTDTRTPESEIDDDAFPAFDDMAPAPAPTTAPAPAGAVQPKEEVQDFGSLGGDDWLAGINLDDLQMDADFNMLVSPVAPKADQDGGFPFF